In the Lates calcarifer isolate ASB-BC8 linkage group LG16_LG22, TLL_Latcal_v3, whole genome shotgun sequence genome, TTTCCAGTCGGTGCATGCTGAGGAGACATCAGTGTTTGACTGAAGCTTGACCCTCTCCATACAAAATGACCATTTAGACTCAAGACAAAGAAAGTGGAGGAGTCATAGATGTTGGGAAAAGAGagaacagggaggagagagcaTGGGAGTAACTAGATGAAGGAAGAAGTCAGAGTCTGATAAATGACCTAAGAGTGTATCTATTCTCTGTGGAAGTTATTACAATGAAAAGTGCAAATTCTGCAATAATCCAACTCAGTTCACTGAAGGGACAGAAACCTCCAGTACACCTCTCCCTTTTAGACCCAAGTGACATTTCCCTGTgatcacacagtgtgtgtgtgagagagagagacagagagagagagaaagaaacacgCATCCTGTTAATTCAATCAGTATTCGTTTCTTCCGCCCCACAAACTTCATTGAGCTCAGCAGCCATCTGATGATCAATCGGGGGGGCAGAGtttgacatgttgtgtgtgtgtgtgtgtgtgtgtgagagagagagaggagagagagagagagagagagagagagagagagtctgtgtgtgtgctgcacagacgctcaaaaaaaaaaaaaaaaaaaacactactgcAGGAGCTCGTGAAACACGCATGAGCGTCAGCTGGGTGTGTGgcagttttatatcattttaatgGCGAGCAAAGATCAAGCTGGGATTGTCATAAATGTATCTGGAGGCcacacagggaggaggaaaaaaatgaactgctgtgtgtgcagtgcaggACAGTTTGATGACCTGCCTTTCTAATAATTTGTGACACTGGTGAAATAAAAGCCACATAGTGTCAGAGCAGTCACTGCACGAGTTCATCTCCAGAACTGTTCGAAAGTTCGGATGATAAATGTCAGGATGCACGCACTTCCGTTGAGGTTTAGTGGTTCAAACTCGGGACTCACCCGCACAAGGTTGCTGACTGCCGCCTGCACCGCGGCCACCGGCACCGTCAGATCCGGGATGGCTTTACCgtccacctccccctcctcgtGCATGATGACCAGGTGGGAGATCTGCTGGGCCACCGGCTCCAGGATACTCTCGATGGTCTTGGTGTGAAACACCGGCATCGTGAACGACTTTTACCGCAGCCCCGACAAAACGAAAAGCGGCTGGTCGCTCCAGCACTGAAGATCCaacctctctcttctcctctcctctcctccgctctcctcttcctctcctcaccGACAACGACAGGAGGACAAATCCCGAGTTGCCAGTCCAAGCCCCTGAGAAGAAACCCTCATGCGTGCATGTGCCGTCTCCTCTGCTGAGCACCTCAGTAAAAGCTGGACTCAGACAGTCGGTGTCCTCCGGTGGGAGCGACCCAAATCGTGACAGAAGGAATCACCGCCCTCCAACCAATCACAGCGAAGGAATACAGCTGCCAAGCGGGTTGGTGCTGGTGCGCACTGACGCTTTCCCTGCACTCACgcacaccatacacacacacacacacattgaaaatGAGAGCTCTTCCCAAATTACGTCATGCATGCGAGTGGCCCAAAAAAGGAAAGTGTTGGGGTAACTTAATGGGTAGAGATCGTAATTTCAGGATCAGGGAGAAGAGGTATTTGGAGAGGAGGGGTGTGAGGTGCAACATCTACAACAGAGGAAGGTTATAAACATAGTTGTGTTGTGAAGCTGCTCCCTGCAGCCTCATAAAGGTCAGCTTCATATCTGTGAAACCATAGAGGACGCAGATCTGCAAGCTGCACCAGTGCCTTATAATACAGAAGAAAACTGGTGGTGTGTTTCTCTTCATGAAGCTTCAACCTGCATCTGACATATGATCTATGTTCATTAAAAGGTGGGTCAGGAGTTCATGTCTCCAGGCCTCAATGTCCAGGTCTAAATAAAGACCGAGGATTCAGCttgctgctggctgcagctgaGAGAAGGAGTCTCAAAGATCCTGCGCTGCACCCATACACTGTTTCTCCCACTTCTTTACTCTGACACAGAGGATCCTCCATGAGCAGCTGCCTCGCTGGTTTAAAACCCACCTGGCTGGTTGCACTTGaaactgtgtgtgcattaaagtgaaagcagctgtagttgttaacatgttaaaGGAAAACATTCAGACTTATCCTATACCGTAATTCATGGGTGAATTGGCACTTGTCTGGtttctcgctctctttctctccttctctctctttctgtttgtgtgtgtgtgtgtgtgattgctgGTAGGGTTGTCCCCGCTCCTCAGATCTGAATCTGTGTTGGGGAAACCAGAGAACGTAACAGCAAAAACAGCGGTATTTATACCTCTGAGACCCCGTGTTAGCCAAAGAGACTGCAGCCAAGAGAGccccctgtgtgtttgtgtgtgtgtgtgtgtgtgtaacgtTGGTGTAGACAGCAGGCTGCTATCCAAACCAGAGAGACTGGGTGCTCAGGTCCATCTTGTTAGAATAGACCCTGTTactgccctctcctctcctctcctcttcctcaggaATTGTCCTTAAAGAGGAGTAAGACTCATACTCGCAGCATCTCAAACCCATATATGGATTGAGAGAAGCGGTAAAGTAAACTGGTGTCTGTGAGTAATTGAGGGGGGACAGGACAGACTCTGATTGGCTCCAGTAGCCCTGCTGCAAAATATCTGTATATGTGGACTTGTCCAAACAGACTTTGATAGAAAGCATTGCAGCAGGTTGCTTAGAGAGGCTCTGAAGCATGCTCTCAATAATGACGTGATGACCAGCTGGATTGTGGTTGTTCAGCACAACAAAATGTACTCAGATACTTACACCACAATTAATCTTAGATCACTCTGTGTTGCTCTTGTATACGCAGTTGCCTTGATTGATTGTTATGATTGAAGGACTGGTGCTTAGCAGCCCTGTGAcaggtttctttttttgggaGGGGCGGGGGTGTTGGAGGTATACAGGATATTAGACAGAGAGGTGTGAGACAGTAGACAACTGAACATGTAAACACTCACTGCTGCATGCTGAGACTTTTCCTGGGGGTCATACGCTCTCTGACAAGTTGTGATGCTTGGCTTTGTCCTCACTGTAGCAGAGCCATGTTTTGTATAGCTACTTTCAACTGTGTAGTGCTGCACACAGTTAAAAACCGCATAGAAGCAATTAAAGCATAGAATAGTATTTTGCATGTGGGCACATAGCtggtgtttgatttttttttaagttgattaTATATGACACCTCAAATGACAGCAATGATTCTGACAAAATCAACTGTATTATggatttttagccatgctaactGCCTGGAAATGTTAGCATGGCTTCATGATTCATGTCCCATGAACTTTAGCTATACTTTGTCTTTAGtgccatgctaacatgctaaattaagTGAGcatgataaacattataaatgtttaagattagcatgctagcattgtCTTTGcgtgttaacatgctgatgttagctcACAGAGCCAGCAGCATGTCTACAGACTCCCACTCTTGTTTCCTGACCCTTAAACACATTATACCTTACCTTTAAAAcatctttcctccttttcttatctttccttttctttttcttttttcactgtgtttttgtcccaGTGATCTGTTTATTAGTTTTTTTGGTCTATATTTATAATAAGGAAATAGATTTTGTAAAAATCATACTGATTTGTAATCCTGAGGACagagactgacattttttatacctgaactctctctccctctgtctctatctctcctTTAAAATCATAGGAGGAAATATTTTAACAATgcaggacagagaaaagagatgtAGCAGTTTACCCTGTTCCTTATCGTTATCGCTCTGGTAGCCTTTTACCTTCTTGGCATGAAAGACAGGAGATACAGATTCTGGAGGCTTGACTCCAccaatatgtttttgtttgtagagGAGCttcattttgtggttttagaCAATGGTGTCTCATTTGTAGTGCTTATGTGTCATTTACAGCTTAAATCATTGCCTCTACTGCCatgcattttttgtttaatgttactGACTCAGTTGTGTATGTCATAGTTTATAATATAactttttatattgttataataCTTTATGTGATAGTGTGTTTGAAACAATGAGCTACCTTTAAGTAATTTTCACACAACAGTGCCCTCTAGTGTTTAACCTAGGGACTCTCACCATAGCCATATacagttctccatatttatttatcctatctcattcttattttattctatttatagtttgtatatCTAGTTAAGAGTTGACggtgcattttttaaaaatcctattaagagtttactgcctattgtttattttttttattctattctctatacctgtttgcaagcagttgctgttgtttgcaaactgtcctgtgtgctgcttctgtctgtataagctgctggaaacttaatttccctgagggagtcatcccaagggatcaataaagtctaatCTAAGTCTAAGTCTCATACTAAGGGGCATTCTGTAAGAATTTAACTGAAGTGAATGCACACAAACTGTCTGACCTCCAGACACTGCTGCTCTTCTGACATAAAGTAGGAAGAGAAAGCCAGTAAGTGGgtgtgtacatttttatgtgtttttgtgcactCACAAGAATGTGAAGATGcaaaggagagacagaaacatttgaGGTTTGGGGATTAATGAACACTGGATATGTAACacaaatactttatttatcatCAAAAACAATTGCTTAACAGCAGGGCCAGCCTTGTGCAATAGGAAATCCTtataaaattaaattagataAATAAACTTTCTTATAGCTTGTTTTAAAGTCCATGCTCTTAGCATGAAAAGTTCATGTTcaagtaataaaaaatattaacaagacatacttttaaaaaaactttcactttgAACTGGCACAGTAATATTTCACTGTGCAAAACTATTTTCAGTGCACATTAATAACAATGCTTATCAGCTGCAACATCTTCACATGCTTTCATACACACAATTCTACAAAATTGCTGccatttttcctttaaaaaacatgtaATGCCCAACAAGTACCTCTTTGCCTCAGCTTCATTTTTGGGGATACATTTTTCCTTCCGTGTATTCTTGGAGCTCTGTCTTCACTGCGATCCACTTGTTGTAATTGGTGACTTGTGTGTAAACGCCTGGTTTGTCTTTCTTGGCACAGCCGTCACCCCAGCTCACCACCCCGAACAGAAACATCCGGCCTGACACTTCACACACCAGCGGACCACCAGAGTCACCCTGTGAAGAGAGGATACAACAGATAAGAAGAATTTATAATTATACACTATAATTCATACAATGACATTAAATTCTTCCTCTGAAACCACATTTATTCACAATTAAATATTTCTGGGTGATAAGAAGATCTTTAGGGTAAAATGACCAACTCTTAAAATCAATTCTGGTGTAGAATGATGTCATAACAATCTGTCACACTTCTTTCTGAACTTGTGTAaagaaataaagtaataaagaaATTTTGGCTCATAACTAagcataaatatacacaaatataaagaGTGAAAGATAATAATATGAAGATGTAACCAATCTAACATGAGGGTAGTGACACATTcgcaagaagaggaagaaatactCCCCACATCCTGTTTGATGCTCCCAAAGGTCACTGAGCTTCATACACATTATATTTCTGCATGTATGATTACAGCTTCTCTCACACTCTGGCCTTTATGCACTTCTGTTTTAGTGTACATTTCTAGAGACAGACTGAAGACATTTTGCAAtcaagcagtttttttttctttcttcaggcTCTTTAAAAATCCCTTTCCTGGTTAATACACAGTGTTATTTGCTCACCTTGCAGGCATCAGTGCTCCAGTCAGGGCTCCCAGCACAGAACATATTCTTGGTGATGCGATCTCCATAGTATGCTTCAGTTTTACACTGGGTCTGGGAGAGCAGTCTCACCTCGCCCTGTTTTAAGTACTGTGAGTAATGCCAGGCCCCTGCAGACAACAGCAGTGTCAGATGTAAGAATCTACTTAATGTCTGAGAGATGAGTCACAAGTCTAAAGGTTAGAGGTCATGCCGTATTTACCATTTCCCTCCTTCCCAAATCCTGCGATGCTGCATGGAAATCCGGCAGGAAGCTGGGTGCGTAATGGAGGAAGACACACTGTCCGTGAGGACGCCGACTTCACGGCAcaccctccatctctgcttctGATCTTCAACAGTGCTGAAACGTAGAGACAAAGGCATCTTTGAgtcctgcacacacagcacCCATACAGCTCTTTCTTTTACTCACTCATACATACACCCAGTGATGTTTGCACTCACCTATGTCATTATCAAAGGTTGATGAATTATATTTTTGGTGGATGATCAGTTTTTCCACAGTGAAGCTCTGCTCCCTATCAGCATCTGTTTCATTGATGGCAGTCTTCCCCAGGTATACAGATATATACTTGGTTTTGGTCACCTCACTGCACAACACGCAAGCACAAATGGTTAAtagacacccacacacacaggtgtgtaaACATGTTACATACCCATATGAGTCATATTGTCCATTGTAGTATGAGAATTGCAGTGGAGGAAATTATAGTGtattatgttttctgtgtgtgtgttctttattCTCACCCATCAACGAAGCAGTGTGCGGCTGTGACAACCCAGCAAGGTGAAATGAGAGAGCCACCACAGAGGAATCCTTGGCGCTTATGGAAGAGAGCGGCCACCCATGGGTGTGATTCTATCGGTGTGAAAGAACCACCCACAATTTTATGCATCCTCCGCTCTGACCTCTCACCGCATGTCAGCTCTGTAGATACACACAGGACGGGTGTGTGAGTGCTGATAATGGGAATCAGGAGATGCCACATATGAGATGTATTCAAACAACATAACTACCTGTATCGACAGCTGGTGGAGGTTTTGTTGTTGGTGTAGGACCTGTatgaaagcagaaaacagagatcatttaaaaaaaatctaatcaaacatacaatatttcagtgatttttaaatTCCTAATTCTCAGTCTTACATGGGGGAATATTGCAGAATTCTCTCACAaacctcctccctcttttgACATGGCACCACGGCATCAAGCTCTGGTCAGGATTCCTATTGTTTAAGTGGAATGATATTAGACATGTGACACTTCTCCATGACATATCTAGGTCCCAGACTTAAAGTATACCATACCTGCAGTAAGTATGAAGACCAATCCCCTTCGAAGGTCCCCAAGGGTTATAAAACCTCTTCCAGTTGAGACAGTTGCTGCCGTATACCGACTTGGAAACATATCCCCTGTAACTGCTCCCATCCCCAGACTTACAAAACTCTGAGGATCACAATGCAGggagagaagatgaagatgaatgaTATTGAATGCATCTGGTGACAAACAATGAATATTAAGTGTCACCTGGACAGTTGGCTCACCTCCATAAGTATCCAAGTTTTTGTTTGACTGCCTTTGCGAAAAAGCCTGTGTggaacacaaacaaattcaTTCATACATGACTAAAACCCTCTGAATCTTGGTATGACTATTAAAACTACAGTCACTTCCTCTCATTGTTGCTCACCATGTCCACACTGACTGCTGCAAGGATGGCGAGGATGAGGAATGGGTTCATCTTTATTTCTCGTTTCACTTCTTCTTATTGGGGATATTTCTGTCTGAGAATGggctgaaaaaagaaatggaaattaACAACACTGGAAAACCAGATTTAAAGCTCTTCTTCCCTTACATGGAGTTTATCTTAAAGCACGTGACGGAACAGAAATAAGTGTAGCTGCTGTAGAGACATGTGGTTTCTTCTTCTGGGTTTAAGTGTGCCTGTCTTCAGTTCACACAGTGCTACATCTCTGGTGATTGCATGTGTGTTACAGAGGAGAAACTGCGCTATTGAGGTTTTAATGCGAGAGCAGCAGATAGAGCATGCTCACTGTGTGCACTTTGTACTGTAAACATAATCCTTATCTTTACAGTGAGTGCGATATCAATTTAATTTGTTGATTACTGCATAGTATGTGcacacatttttatcacattagATTTGCAGTGTGCTGTTGAATTTCAAGATATTTTTGGACACAGTTTCAACTTGataatgacaaaagaaaatggtTGTATGATTAAAACTTCTGACAATTTCTGTcaataaacacatacatgattttcttttttttcttttttttttttttttagctgaatgagtttttttgcattaaaatatttgcttcaaATTTTCACCATTGTTATAATCTATAAATTAAAACAACTTTGTATATTTTGTTGGCACTGTCTAGGAAACTTTGTTAGAGATCTCTTTTACCTTTCTGTCCAAAGTGGCTCCTTGTTAAGT is a window encoding:
- the plaua gene encoding plasminogen activator, urokinase a; translated protein: MNPFLILAILAAVSVDMAFSQRQSNKNLDTYGEFCKSGDGSSYRGYVSKSVYGSNCLNWKRFYNPWGPSKGIGLHTYCRNPDQSLMPWCHVKRGRRFVREFCNIPPCPTPTTKPPPAVDTELTCGERSERRMHKIVGGSFTPIESHPWVAALFHKRQGFLCGGSLISPCWVVTAAHCFVDGEVTKTKYISVYLGKTAINETDADREQSFTVEKLIIHQKYNSSTFDNDIALLKIRSRDGGCAVKSASSRTVCLPPLRTQLPAGFPCSIAGFGKEGNGAWHYSQYLKQGEVRLLSQTQCKTEAYYGDRITKNMFCAGSPDWSTDACKGDSGGPLVCEVSGRMFLFGVVSWGDGCAKKDKPGVYTQVTNYNKWIAVKTELQEYTEGKMYPQK